Within Salvia splendens isolate huo1 chromosome 21, SspV2, whole genome shotgun sequence, the genomic segment caaatcggctgagctgcctccttAGCCGCTCCCACGGTTTCCagcattgctctccatcgtgaggcttcccacctggcggtttgaattggaggtaactttggctaatgcgccaccacattctgtcgatatgctggttagccccgacatagggatcctcgactacactgatccaggcctttgccagcgcgacgcactccccTATGCTCCAGATGTTCCTCTTTCTCCCGCCAGCTTCCTCCCCCTACTCCTCGGCCCCCCGCCCCACCCTCGTTCCCTGCACGCGAGGACGAggtagtgcccttgcccttccctcTCCCCTGCTTCCGCGattatgtaaatttattttgtaagaagaagacattgttttgagattttttaaaattttatattatgaAATCATAATACTCCATCACTCATTCATGCAAAAAGATAAAATCTCATTCCCCTCTTCTTTCACACTCTCGTTCTTCCACTCATATTAGTATTTTCTGAATGGGTTTTCTGAATGGGCATCCAAGCAAGTAAGCAACTACTTATATTAgtattttgatattttccaagataaagaaaatcaataattgaattgatttaattatgttttgcaACTGTACACTCCAAAATCTTGGAAGTCATAACCCCAAATCTATTTTCTATCATATACAACTTGGAATAAATCTTTAACAAAATATGTTCCTAACTAAACATTGAGATCCCATCACCTACCTAATCGTGACCCAATCACGCGAATCACACCAATCCGGACTCCGATCACAAACCAGCCACCGCagcctctccgccgccgccccaCTTCCCATCTCACCACCAAACCAACACCCATTCTCCGGCGAATATTCCGGCGACGCAATTGAACACGTCACCCAATCCGGGAAATCCAACGGCCCTCTCGGCGACGACGTGGCACCACTCACTTTCACTCCCGCGAAATCCTGATCACAAACAAACGGATGATTTAAAAGCATCTCAGCCGTCCATCTCTCCCCCGCATCCTTCACAAATATCCTCCCAATAAAATCCCTCCCTTCCTCCGACAACTCACAAGGCATCTCCGGCACCTCGCCGCCGATTCGCATCAGCAATCCCCCCAAATCGGAGCAGTGCCACGCCGGAGATCCGGATAAAAGTTCCACGATCACGCAGCCGACCGCCCAGATATCCGCCGCCGGGCCCTGATCGCCGCCGGCGACCATCTCCGGCGACATGTACAAAGGGGTTCCCCTCAATTCGAAGCCGGAATATTCCCCCTGCCGCTTGGCTAGCCCGAAATCAGCGATTTTCACTTCTCCGCCGTCTCCGCATAACAGAATGTTTTGGAGCTTGATATCGCAGTGGACAAACCCCAATTTGTGGATGTAATCGAGCCCCTTGAGCAATGCTTTGGTGCATCGCCGGACTTCAGATTCCGGCAACCGGCGATCGGCGGAATTGTCCAATTTGTCGGCGAGAGAGCCGCCGCAAGCGTATTCCAGCAGCAAATTTTGCAATTTCTCGCCGTTCTCGTACGAGACGCTCTCGCCGAAGCAGGCGATTATCTCGGGGCAGTCCCTGAGTTCATCGAGGATGAGTTTCTCTCTcgtgagagaggaagagagggaaaAGCCGCAAGACTTCACCGCCATCAATGGAGGAAGCGGAGAATTGCGGCTTCTCGGCGCCGCGAGGCTCACCATCGCGAAACTCCCGTGTCCCAATTTCTCGCCGCGAATCCAATCCATCTCGAGAGATTTTTTAGAACCTTTGTCTTGTTTGGGTTTTGGGAGGGAATAGGGAAAAAGAGAGGGAAATTTGGGGATTCAAGGAAATAGGGGTTTACACTATATGTAATGAGAAAAAGGGGAATTTCCATATATAAAGGAATTGccttatgtttttatttatttattttttaattatggtGTGAAAGGTGTTTAAAAATTAGAAAGCACGTGGCGGTAAGGATCTTTCGTACATGACTACAGGAAATAGAGATAGCGCGGCTCGTGTTTGAAAAACGTGGTTAattaatttgtggatgattttaaaattttgtgaaGGTTGCCGTCAACACGCCAagtattgttttttttgttttttaaattgttgttgtGAATTGTGTGCTATGACCTTTTGAAATCCTTCTACTAAATAAATTCATGCACTTTCACTATTAACTAATGATTGTTAAATTATTTACTGTTATAAATAATACGTGTTTAATGACGAATAAGAATTGGTGTCGAATTTCTAACCAAATCATATGCGATGCATGTATTTTATTGATTGTcgaattttattgttttgattgGTTAGAAAATTAATGGTGTACTAATGGTGGTAAATTGTATTTAACTAATTAAAGTATATATTAAACGAACTTGAATTTAATTTCATTGGTGAATGCACAAGAACTAAATACTGGAGTAGTAACTAGAATCCAGTTATTCAATGTATTAGAACTAGATATGTCTAATATTGTATCTTGTGATAACATAATTGAAAATCATAGTTAGGATTCGTTTATTTGTTAGAAAGTGTGCTGGCTGTGTTGTTAGGGGAATACAATTCATAGGAATATGATCGTTGGTATATTATTTATGCTTcgtttgaaaatataaaaaagatgCTAGTATTCTAAATTTATGGTATTAATCAGTTAACATATACcagtaataattaaaataagattttcttactaaattattaaatgattaaataataacaacaataaaTAAGATGCTACAGTTGTGatccatatttttaaaaataatattgagATTTGCTTATTAAGTTAATTACTCCTTAACTTAAACATAATAACAgcaacaataataaaaaaaacttaatatagtttgtatttaaataaaacaatacaAATATATAAATCCTATTTATGGCATAAATCCTAGTTTTGTATAGATCAAAAACCTATTActtaatagtatataaatatgGATAAATCCTATTTTTAAAAGAAGAATACCTAACAAAAGACAGAAAATAAGATGTCTGAAAATTTGTACTATAGAATTCATATTAgttataatttgtgtttgttagtatacaaaatcaattaaacatatgaatttaaaattacGAATCAAATTACTTTCTTAGGTTAGAACCTTGAGAAAAATTATAAGTAGTAcaaaaattattttgatttaaatttcaAGGAATAAAAACAACAATACATTCATGTGTTACTTATCccacttaaattttaatttaggaGATCATATCATTTTATGATATTGATATGATCGTAGCTTAATTTATAGTCTTTCTGAaaatttgttttcttattaATTTACTAAACTTGATAATATTGCAAATTGGATCCAAATCGGATGTGAAGAAAATATTATCTTGAATAAGTTATTAATTTTTCGGGTGTTAATTTGGGAACATTCTACTGTATAATAGTAACATACTGCACAATTTTATATACGGTAACATCAATTTAAGTAAATTTATCCACTCATATCATAAAAACATTAGTAATAAATTCAATAGGTAAGCTCATATggtaaaattaatataaaaagaaGTTTGAATATGTATATAAGAGAAATggtagtgataaattaacaaaaatagtaTATACAAAAGTGGATATTTTAGGTATTTAACATTTACAATAAATTTATGatgattatataatttaatgttTTACATAATTACCCTTCTATGATCATTTAGGAAACACTAAATTATCCACAATCACCATTTACACATTTAGCCGATTTAGGAGATAATTATCATCTTAGTAATCACTTATGTAGATACCCTACATTAGTTGCATAATCTTTTCTTCCTTTAACAAGAATGTGGATATTTTTTTGACTCCAcgtaatttcttagtgttatcatcaaataaatattcatagtcattcacatcaaattattttattattaaataatttttaaagttccaatataaaaatgactacatccatatatacttaatttttgagttttatcattaaacaaaatcatcatagtcattcgcatcaaattattttattagtattaaataatttttagatttgtaaattataatgactacatgcatatatactcAATTTCTTAATGTTACCATccgaaaaaataataatagcatttcacatccaattattttattattaaataatttttaaaactcttaattataaaaatgactaaTACATATATACTTATTTCTTAGC encodes:
- the LOC121783654 gene encoding mitogen-activated protein kinase kinase kinase 20-like, whose product is MDWIRGEKLGHGSFAMVSLAAPRSRNSPLPPLMAVKSCGFSLSSSLTREKLILDELRDCPEIIACFGESVSYENGEKLQNLLLEYACGGSLADKLDNSADRRLPESEVRRCTKALLKGLDYIHKLGFVHCDIKLQNILLCGDGGEVKIADFGLAKRQGEYSGFELRGTPLYMSPEMVAGGDQGPAADIWAVGCVIVELLSGSPAWHCSDLGGLLMRIGGEVPEMPCELSEEGRDFIGRIFVKDAGERWTAEMLLNHPFVCDQDFAGVKVSGATSSPRGPLDFPDWVTCSIASPEYSPENGCWFGGEMGSGAAAERLRWLVCDRSPDWCDSRDWVTIR